In Chitinophaga nivalis, a single genomic region encodes these proteins:
- a CDS encoding acyltransferase family protein, translated as MTSQRFLSLDVFRGLTVAAMILVNNPGSWDYVYPPLAHAKWHGCTPTDLVFPFFLFAVGNAMSFALKKYEAAGNAAVLKKILTRTLLIFGIGLLLNWFPFVKWTETGSLTIKPLSQLRIMGVFPRIALCYGAAALLIHYLKDKGAFVAAGVLLFVYWFLLVVFGQGDPYSLEGYAGLPLDKLILGEQHMYRGEGVPFDPEGLLSTLPAICNVIFGYLAGRFIQEQGKTYEMLARLMIIGSILIFAALCWDMVFPINKKIWTSSYVLYTVGIALLLLSVVMYLIEFRGQTKWTPFFTVFGKNPLFIYVLAAVVVKLYALIRPAADQNLYSWIYENIFRPIGGNMNGSFLFALFHVCLFAAVGWWMDKKKIYVRV; from the coding sequence GTGACTTCACAACGATTCTTATCCCTTGATGTATTCCGTGGGCTTACTGTAGCGGCCATGATTCTCGTCAACAATCCCGGGAGCTGGGATTATGTATATCCTCCACTGGCACACGCCAAATGGCATGGATGCACCCCCACTGATCTGGTGTTTCCATTCTTTCTTTTTGCTGTAGGCAACGCCATGAGTTTCGCGTTGAAGAAATATGAAGCGGCCGGCAATGCAGCTGTACTGAAAAAAATCCTTACCCGCACCCTGCTTATCTTCGGTATAGGCTTACTCCTCAACTGGTTCCCATTTGTCAAATGGACAGAAACCGGTTCTCTGACTATTAAACCACTCAGCCAGCTGCGTATAATGGGCGTGTTTCCCAGAATAGCCCTTTGCTATGGTGCTGCAGCACTCCTCATACATTATCTCAAAGACAAAGGCGCCTTTGTGGCCGCAGGTGTACTATTATTCGTATACTGGTTCCTGTTAGTCGTTTTCGGGCAGGGAGATCCCTATAGCCTGGAAGGATACGCCGGACTACCACTGGATAAACTGATACTGGGCGAACAACATATGTACCGGGGAGAAGGCGTACCATTTGATCCGGAAGGACTCTTAAGTACCCTGCCCGCTATCTGCAACGTGATATTTGGTTACCTGGCCGGCAGATTCATACAGGAACAGGGAAAAACCTACGAAATGCTCGCCAGGCTGATGATCATAGGCTCCATCCTCATTTTCGCCGCCCTTTGCTGGGACATGGTATTTCCCATCAACAAAAAGATATGGACCAGCTCCTATGTGTTATATACAGTAGGTATCGCATTGCTGCTGTTATCTGTGGTGATGTACCTGATTGAATTCCGTGGGCAGACAAAGTGGACGCCATTCTTCACCGTATTCGGCAAAAATCCGCTGTTCATTTATGTACTGGCAGCCGTAGTGGTAAAACTATATGCCCTCATCAGACCGGCAGCCGACCAAAACCTCTACAGCTGGATATACGAAAATATATTCCGCCCTATCGGCGGCAACATGAATGGCTCATTCCTGTTTGCCTTATTTCATGTGTGCCTGTTTGCCGCTGTGGGATGGTGGATGGACAAAAAGAAAATTTATGTGCGGGTATAG
- a CDS encoding SLBB domain-containing protein: MQKDQMQQVKVDNLTDDQIRKLVAEMKRNKVAYADVDKYAKAKGFTEAEAGKLKNRIEALGLDKQLDASSGKEGTAGEEDEYSNRDVNDATDKMNIDSKMKTREEKDMERGRSRVYGSELFSNRNLTFEPNLRIPTPLNYRLAADDEVLIDVYGYSEVQHKLKVTPEGYIRIPNLGPVYVSGLTMEEAKNRITKQLATIYSGINAGTTSVQISLGNIRSIRVLMIGEIRKPGTYTVPSLASVANALYVSGGPNENGSFRDIQVIRNGQAIKTFDLYDFLLNGDLSNNIILQDQDIVKVNPYKTRVELSGEVKHPAIFEAKDQETLQQIIKYAGGYTDLAFRDALSGYRVNNKEREVINIPADQIATFKVKSGDQFFVDSILNRFSNRVTITGAVFHPGNYALTNGMTLLDLIKRADGVKEIASLSRGYIRRMQVDYVPAILSFNLQDVLAGKNTITLQREDSVVIYSKMQLRENYEVSITGEVNQPGSFLYADSMHLEDIVLMAGGLSDAASYKRVEVSRRVRNREYNPADSSRAIIKQFDINGDLKSVGDDMNFLLEPFDIVTIRKSPAYSTQATVAIGGEVVYPGNYTIITRKERISDLLQRTGGLRPDAYPEGAVLMRKTYANVSDSILLSSKLELFYNKLQDSSDIEQVKRTVNRREQLVGINLEEIMKKPGSKYDLLLEDGDVIRIPKKLQTVQVFGEIYFPKKIRFDKSYTFRDYISGTGGYTSSALKRRSYVVYANGEVKNTRKVLFFNSYPKVKPGAEIYIPSKKEKKGLSGQEIVGLSSGIASIALIIVTILTRTK; this comes from the coding sequence ATGCAGAAAGATCAGATGCAACAGGTAAAAGTTGACAATCTTACTGATGATCAGATCAGGAAGCTGGTAGCCGAGATGAAGCGGAATAAAGTTGCTTATGCGGATGTAGATAAGTATGCCAAAGCAAAAGGCTTTACGGAAGCAGAAGCCGGAAAACTCAAAAATCGTATTGAAGCATTAGGGCTGGATAAACAACTGGATGCATCTTCCGGAAAAGAAGGTACTGCCGGAGAAGAGGATGAATACAGCAACCGGGATGTGAACGATGCTACCGATAAAATGAATATCGATAGCAAAATGAAAACCCGTGAAGAGAAAGATATGGAGCGGGGCAGAAGCCGTGTCTATGGATCAGAACTATTTAGTAACCGTAATCTCACCTTTGAGCCGAACCTCAGAATACCTACTCCGCTGAATTACAGATTGGCAGCAGATGATGAAGTTTTAATTGATGTATATGGTTATTCGGAAGTACAACATAAGTTAAAAGTAACCCCTGAAGGTTATATCCGTATTCCTAACCTTGGACCGGTATATGTTAGCGGTCTTACAATGGAAGAAGCCAAAAACCGTATTACCAAACAGTTGGCAACCATTTATTCAGGTATTAATGCAGGTACTACCTCTGTGCAGATATCACTGGGTAACATCAGAAGTATCCGGGTATTAATGATTGGGGAAATCAGAAAACCAGGAACTTATACCGTGCCTTCCCTGGCTTCAGTGGCCAATGCTTTGTATGTATCAGGGGGGCCAAACGAAAATGGATCTTTCCGTGACATACAGGTAATCCGAAACGGACAGGCTATCAAAACATTCGACCTTTATGACTTTTTATTAAACGGTGATCTTTCCAATAATATCATATTACAGGATCAGGACATTGTGAAGGTAAACCCTTACAAAACAAGGGTAGAACTGAGCGGAGAAGTAAAACATCCGGCGATATTTGAAGCGAAAGACCAGGAAACACTGCAGCAGATTATTAAATATGCTGGAGGTTATACAGATCTGGCATTCCGGGATGCACTTTCCGGCTACCGGGTGAATAACAAAGAACGGGAAGTTATCAATATCCCGGCTGACCAGATTGCCACTTTTAAAGTGAAATCCGGAGATCAGTTTTTTGTAGATTCTATCCTGAACCGTTTCAGCAACCGGGTCACCATTACCGGTGCGGTATTTCATCCGGGCAACTATGCGCTCACCAATGGTATGACGTTGCTGGATCTGATCAAACGGGCGGATGGCGTGAAGGAAATTGCTTCCTTATCTCGCGGATATATCCGTCGGATGCAGGTCGATTATGTGCCGGCTATTTTAAGTTTTAATCTGCAGGATGTACTGGCAGGTAAGAATACAATTACCTTACAGCGGGAAGATAGTGTGGTGATCTATTCCAAAATGCAGCTGAGGGAGAATTACGAAGTATCTATTACTGGAGAAGTTAATCAACCAGGTTCGTTTTTGTATGCAGATAGTATGCACCTGGAAGACATTGTTTTGATGGCAGGTGGTTTAAGTGATGCGGCATCTTATAAAAGGGTGGAGGTATCCCGTCGCGTACGTAACAGGGAATATAATCCGGCAGATAGCAGCCGTGCGATTATTAAGCAGTTTGATATTAACGGGGATTTGAAGAGTGTAGGTGATGATATGAACTTTTTGTTAGAACCTTTTGATATCGTTACGATTCGTAAGTCTCCGGCCTATTCAACACAGGCAACAGTGGCGATAGGTGGAGAAGTGGTATATCCGGGTAATTATACCATTATAACAAGGAAAGAACGGATCTCCGACTTACTGCAACGTACTGGCGGTTTACGGCCAGATGCCTATCCGGAAGGTGCTGTATTGATGAGAAAGACTTATGCTAATGTGAGTGATAGTATCCTGTTATCCAGTAAACTGGAATTGTTTTATAACAAATTACAGGATAGCAGTGATATTGAACAGGTAAAACGTACGGTAAACCGGAGAGAGCAATTGGTAGGTATCAATCTGGAAGAAATTATGAAGAAACCCGGATCAAAATATGATCTGTTGCTGGAAGATGGAGATGTGATCAGAATCCCTAAAAAATTGCAGACAGTACAGGTGTTTGGAGAAATCTATTTTCCGAAAAAAATAAGATTTGATAAATCATATACTTTCCGGGACTATATCAGTGGTACTGGTGGATATACCAGTTCTGCACTGAAACGCAGAAGTTATGTTGTATATGCCAATGGAGAAGTCAAAAATACCCGTAAGGTTCTCTTCTTCAACAGTTATCCAAAAGTAAAACCAGGAGCTGAAATCTATATTCCCTCCAAAAAGGAAAAGAAAGGGTTAAGCGGACAGGAAATAGTAGGACTGAGCTCCGGTATAGCCTCCATTGCACTGATCATCGTGACTATCCTGACCCGGACAAAATAA
- a CDS encoding PA0069 family radical SAM protein: MTLPFQEGSPADQYYKGRGAQVNPRNKYLKDEYAQEYAEGIDEWWQADVPTQIFEEHAKKLVNKVDSPDVGMWYSMNPYQGCEHGCIYCYARNSHQYWGLSAGLDFERKIIVKHNAPELLRKFLDNKNWVPKPISLSGNTDCYQPVERKMWLTRQLLEVALEYKQPVGIITKNSLVLRDRYLLQQLAQEKLVCVYLSVTTLQEELRQKMEPRTATAAQRLKVVKELSDLGIPVGVMTAPIIPGLNDHEIPRLLEMAAANGARFAGYTVVRLNDAVKIIFNDWLYKNFPDRADKVWHHIESMHDGHVNDSEFGRRMRGSGNIADIIKQQFRLHVKKNGLNQERFEFNTTAFRRPSSQLSLF, from the coding sequence ATGACTTTGCCATTCCAGGAAGGATCGCCGGCGGATCAATATTATAAAGGCCGCGGTGCGCAGGTAAATCCCAGGAATAAATACCTGAAGGACGAATATGCGCAGGAGTATGCGGAGGGTATTGACGAATGGTGGCAGGCAGATGTGCCGACGCAGATTTTTGAGGAACACGCCAAAAAACTTGTCAATAAAGTAGATAGCCCGGATGTGGGGATGTGGTATTCCATGAATCCCTACCAGGGCTGTGAGCATGGATGTATTTATTGCTATGCGCGCAACTCCCATCAGTACTGGGGATTGAGTGCGGGGCTCGATTTTGAACGGAAGATCATTGTAAAGCATAATGCGCCCGAGCTGTTACGTAAGTTCCTGGATAATAAGAACTGGGTACCGAAGCCCATTTCCTTGTCGGGTAATACAGATTGTTATCAGCCGGTAGAGCGGAAGATGTGGCTCACGCGGCAGCTGTTGGAAGTGGCGCTGGAGTATAAGCAGCCGGTGGGTATTATCACCAAAAATTCATTGGTACTGCGTGATCGTTACTTATTACAGCAGCTGGCGCAGGAAAAGCTGGTATGTGTATACCTTTCTGTTACTACTTTGCAGGAAGAGCTGCGCCAGAAGATGGAGCCGCGGACAGCCACGGCTGCCCAGCGCCTGAAAGTGGTAAAGGAACTCAGTGACCTGGGTATACCCGTAGGCGTTATGACGGCACCTATTATACCAGGATTGAACGACCACGAGATTCCCCGGTTATTGGAGATGGCGGCAGCCAATGGCGCCAGGTTTGCCGGGTATACCGTCGTAAGGCTCAATGATGCCGTGAAGATCATTTTCAATGACTGGCTGTATAAAAACTTTCCTGACCGGGCAGATAAGGTATGGCATCATATAGAAAGCATGCACGACGGACACGTGAATGACAGTGAATTCGGGCGCCGGATGAGGGGGAGCGGCAATATAGCAGACATCATCAAACAACAGTTTCGCCTGCACGTAAAGAAGAACGGATTAAACCAGGAACGTTTCGAATTCAATACAACGGCTTTCCGCCGGCCATCTTCGCAGCTCAGTTTATTTTAG
- a CDS encoding DinB family protein → MRNVIQVVREALLTNFKELDHWFEKDQMLLHFKPDRDQWSIREVLEHITLTNYFLLLIINKSTRRALDRKKSGHAVVVPGDYEDKFAQIDVIGSKSFGWVRPEHMEPTGLKNMQEVKALLKQQYAQCMYNLSLLKNGEGMLVYTNMSVNHLGKLDIYQYIYFLTKHIERHIRQMKRLQQEFEESAVLI, encoded by the coding sequence ATGAGAAACGTTATTCAGGTAGTAAGAGAGGCTTTACTCACCAATTTCAAAGAGTTGGATCACTGGTTCGAAAAAGACCAGATGTTATTACATTTTAAACCAGACCGTGATCAGTGGAGTATAAGAGAAGTGTTGGAGCATATTACGCTTACCAACTATTTTCTGTTACTGATTATCAATAAGAGTACCCGTCGTGCGTTGGACCGGAAGAAATCTGGCCATGCGGTAGTGGTGCCGGGCGACTATGAAGATAAGTTCGCACAAATTGATGTGATCGGCAGTAAATCTTTTGGCTGGGTAAGGCCCGAACATATGGAACCTACCGGTCTTAAAAATATGCAGGAAGTAAAGGCATTGCTGAAACAACAGTATGCCCAGTGCATGTATAATTTGTCTTTGTTGAAAAACGGGGAAGGCATGCTGGTATATACCAATATGTCCGTTAATCATCTGGGTAAGTTGGATATCTACCAGTATATCTACTTCCTGACTAAACATATTGAAAGGCATATCCGGCAGATGAAGCGTTTGCAGCAGGAGTTTGAGGAAAGTGCCGTACTGATATAA
- a CDS encoding sterol desaturase family protein, with product MHLNYLALAVPLFLTFIGLEYLVSHKRGKRYFKFNDSIANLSVGIAERLLDMFTVGLFYFVYDYLHRHFAIFDIKQSVLLWVTLLICTDFVWYWYHRLAHEVTLFWCAHVVHHQSEEFNYTVSARITVFQAFVRTGFWAVLPVIGFPPAMITSVLLVHGLYPFFIHTRTIGKLGVLEYILVTPSHHRVHHASNPQYLDKNYGDLLIIWDKLFGTFQKEEDEPVYGLTKPLESNSFLWQHFHFILEMFYSVRAAHSWKERMRIIFGKPDNVDPAAREILEEKFLLRNKSITETPKLNNYVVWQIATTLTLLFLFLLLEHYEPVFIQVCITLLILLTLINCGAIMEQKKWVFYLEYARYLVLCLALYFYWPHPALLCAAALIMVMAFYFQSHLKQRYLRLVYGYTRT from the coding sequence GTGCATTTAAATTACCTGGCATTGGCTGTCCCTTTGTTCCTGACGTTTATTGGGTTGGAGTACCTGGTATCACATAAGAGGGGCAAGCGTTATTTTAAGTTCAATGATTCTATCGCCAACCTGAGTGTGGGTATTGCAGAACGCCTGCTCGATATGTTTACAGTCGGGCTTTTTTATTTTGTATACGATTATCTGCATCGTCATTTCGCCATTTTTGATATTAAGCAGAGTGTGTTGTTATGGGTAACCTTGCTGATTTGTACTGATTTTGTATGGTATTGGTATCATCGGCTGGCCCATGAAGTAACTTTGTTCTGGTGCGCGCATGTGGTGCATCATCAGAGTGAAGAATTCAACTATACCGTTTCCGCCCGTATTACAGTATTCCAGGCTTTTGTACGTACCGGTTTCTGGGCAGTATTGCCCGTGATTGGTTTTCCGCCGGCTATGATTACCAGTGTATTGCTGGTACATGGTTTATATCCGTTTTTTATACATACCCGCACCATTGGTAAGCTGGGGGTATTGGAATATATATTGGTAACGCCCTCCCATCATCGGGTGCACCATGCCAGTAATCCGCAGTATCTGGATAAGAACTACGGCGATTTACTGATTATCTGGGATAAATTGTTTGGTACATTCCAGAAAGAGGAAGATGAGCCGGTATATGGACTGACTAAACCATTGGAAAGCAATAGCTTTTTATGGCAACACTTTCATTTTATACTGGAGATGTTTTATTCTGTAAGGGCTGCCCATAGCTGGAAAGAAAGAATGCGTATCATCTTCGGAAAACCGGATAATGTAGATCCGGCAGCGCGGGAGATATTGGAAGAAAAATTTCTGCTTCGAAATAAAAGTATAACGGAAACGCCTAAACTAAATAATTATGTGGTGTGGCAGATAGCTACCACACTCACATTATTATTTCTGTTTTTGTTGCTGGAGCATTACGAGCCTGTGTTTATACAGGTATGTATTACCCTGCTGATATTATTAACCCTGATCAATTGCGGCGCCATTATGGAGCAAAAGAAATGGGTATTTTACCTGGAATATGCACGGTATCTGGTATTGTGCTTAGCCTTATATTTCTATTGGCCACATCCGGCATTACTGTGTGCGGCCGCATTGATTATGGTCATGGCATTTTATTTCCAGTCACATCTGAAGCAGCGTTATCTGCGGTTGGTATATGGCTATACCCGCACATAA
- a CDS encoding RNA polymerase sigma factor translates to MSSVEFNTLLVGNADFLKPFAFTLTKDAEQAKDLYQETLFRALSNQEKYLEGTNIRAWLFTIMRNIFINHYRKRLKHRMIAEATVSEFFLNYQQTAVNNKAASNLQMKDIHIAVYHLPNIFKKPFMLYYEGYKYFEIADILQEPLGTIKSRIHFARKILKTQIPRP, encoded by the coding sequence ATGTCATCTGTTGAATTTAACACCTTACTCGTAGGAAATGCAGATTTCCTCAAACCCTTTGCGTTTACCCTCACCAAAGATGCCGAACAGGCCAAAGACCTCTATCAGGAAACCCTATTCCGGGCATTATCCAACCAGGAAAAATACCTGGAAGGCACCAACATACGCGCCTGGCTCTTTACCATCATGAGAAACATATTCATTAATCATTATCGTAAACGGTTAAAACACCGGATGATAGCGGAAGCTACCGTAAGCGAGTTTTTCCTGAACTACCAGCAAACCGCCGTCAATAACAAAGCTGCCTCCAATCTGCAGATGAAAGATATACACATCGCCGTATATCATCTTCCCAACATTTTCAAAAAACCTTTCATGCTCTATTATGAAGGATATAAATACTTTGAGATAGCAGACATTCTGCAGGAGCCACTGGGTACCATCAAGAGCCGGATTCATTTTGCCCGGAAAATTCTGAAAACACAGATTCCGCGACCATAA
- a CDS encoding RtcB family protein, with product MSVLNVNGKMLRTIGFPQGPVIRTALTVIEEHYQHYDAVALETLLKSILENPAAYVNDAIAGEIATMLIAATTSTTIPLKDTAVPYAIFGQDHIEAGALKQMNTAVRLPVAVAGAIMPDAHQGYGLPIGGVLAAENAVIPYGVGVDIGCRMCLSILDLPVPSLTIEEHTYKKELNNHTKFGAGAAWKKLTADPVLERNEFKEIAFVRALLDKASGQLGTSGSGNHFVEWGTVTLTDAQNEWNLPVGDYVALLSHSGSRGLGAQIAGHYTKVAKERCPLPQEAANLAYLDLATEAGQEYWLAMNLAGDYASACHHLIHKKLIAAMGATLLARVENHHNFAWKEMYQGKEVIVHRKGATPAGKGVLGIIPGSMTAPGFIVRGKGEESSLQSASHGAGRQLSRTRAIASIKPHELKQVLQEHGVTLIGGGLDEAPGAYKDIHTVMAAQQQLVEVVGRFQPKLVRMADAGEPRED from the coding sequence ATGTCAGTATTAAATGTGAATGGTAAAATGTTGCGTACAATAGGTTTCCCGCAGGGGCCTGTGATTCGTACGGCGCTTACTGTTATAGAAGAACATTATCAGCATTACGATGCAGTAGCACTCGAAACACTGTTGAAAAGTATTTTGGAAAATCCTGCTGCCTACGTTAATGATGCCATTGCCGGAGAAATAGCCACTATGTTGATAGCAGCTACTACCTCCACGACTATCCCATTGAAAGATACGGCTGTACCCTATGCTATATTCGGGCAGGATCATATAGAAGCCGGCGCGCTGAAACAGATGAATACTGCTGTGCGTTTGCCCGTGGCCGTAGCGGGTGCCATCATGCCGGATGCGCACCAGGGGTATGGATTGCCTATAGGAGGAGTATTGGCTGCAGAAAATGCCGTGATACCTTATGGTGTAGGCGTGGATATAGGATGCCGTATGTGTCTGAGTATCCTGGATCTGCCGGTACCGTCTTTAACCATAGAAGAACATACTTATAAAAAGGAGCTGAATAATCATACAAAATTCGGTGCCGGTGCAGCCTGGAAAAAATTAACGGCCGACCCGGTGTTGGAAAGAAATGAGTTTAAAGAGATCGCCTTTGTACGTGCCTTGCTGGATAAAGCTTCCGGCCAACTGGGTACTTCCGGATCCGGGAACCATTTTGTGGAATGGGGAACCGTAACCTTAACGGATGCACAGAATGAATGGAACCTGCCGGTAGGAGATTATGTGGCTTTGCTATCGCATTCCGGATCCCGTGGATTAGGGGCACAGATTGCGGGTCATTATACAAAAGTAGCCAAGGAGAGATGTCCTTTGCCACAGGAGGCGGCTAACCTGGCCTACCTGGATCTGGCTACCGAAGCCGGACAGGAATATTGGTTGGCCATGAACCTGGCGGGTGATTACGCGTCTGCCTGTCACCACCTGATTCATAAAAAGCTGATTGCCGCTATGGGAGCCACTTTACTGGCGAGGGTAGAAAATCACCATAATTTTGCCTGGAAAGAAATGTACCAGGGGAAGGAAGTGATTGTACACCGGAAAGGTGCTACGCCGGCAGGGAAAGGTGTATTGGGTATCATTCCGGGTTCGATGACTGCTCCGGGTTTTATTGTACGGGGTAAAGGAGAGGAGAGCAGTTTACAGTCTGCCTCTCATGGTGCCGGAAGACAGCTGTCACGTACCCGTGCTATAGCCAGCATCAAGCCGCATGAACTGAAGCAGGTGTTGCAGGAGCATGGTGTAACCCTGATCGGAGGAGGCTTGGATGAAGCGCCAGGAGCCTATAAGGACATCCATACCGTGATGGCTGCGCAGCAGCAGCTGGTGGAAGTGGTCGGGCGTTTCCAGCCCAAACTGGTAAGGATGGCGGATGCCGGTGAGCCAAGAGAAGATTAA
- a CDS encoding AAA family ATPase, translating to MMMMRTVNNNIDIKDGEYFDPKGVYTVNFNAIPNISNIYEVDGDKAAEVFIKEYEEIIANVYRYTDYDNKKKKYKHNQTLIVLKNNCIIAFWQSWCEILHDGSNPDFVNNVTEMVTRYKEKQRKEPHEINLITSGRKGLELKSLEIKRTKLDIGLFYEDDFKEVDKTIQQRLKKDKDKGIVLLHGLPGTGKTTYLRYLIGRIKKRVLFVSPDLANNIMNPEFMELLIDNPNCVVIIEDAENVIMDRKFSGNSSVSNLLNLSDGLLADCLNIQLVCSFNSDLSAIDSALLRKGRLIAKYEFKRLSVAKAQLLSRHLGYDNTIDKPMTIAEIANQHEPSFDQHQQHVIGFRRKVLERTI from the coding sequence ATGATGATGATGCGTACAGTCAACAATAATATTGATATTAAAGATGGTGAATACTTTGACCCGAAAGGAGTCTATACGGTTAACTTTAATGCCATCCCTAACATCAGCAATATTTATGAAGTAGATGGAGATAAGGCCGCAGAGGTTTTTATTAAAGAATATGAAGAAATTATTGCCAATGTTTACCGTTATACGGACTATGACAACAAAAAGAAAAAATACAAACACAATCAGACACTGATCGTCCTGAAAAATAATTGCATTATCGCTTTTTGGCAATCATGGTGTGAAATATTACATGATGGTAGTAATCCTGACTTTGTAAACAATGTAACGGAAATGGTTACACGTTACAAAGAGAAGCAGCGGAAAGAGCCACATGAAATTAATCTCATTACCAGTGGACGTAAAGGACTGGAGCTGAAAAGCCTGGAAATAAAACGTACCAAACTGGATATCGGATTGTTTTATGAAGATGATTTTAAAGAAGTCGATAAAACAATCCAGCAGCGATTGAAGAAAGACAAGGATAAAGGAATTGTGTTGTTACACGGATTGCCGGGTACAGGTAAAACCACTTATCTGCGTTATCTGATTGGCCGGATTAAGAAAAGGGTACTCTTTGTATCCCCTGATCTGGCAAACAATATTATGAATCCGGAATTTATGGAACTACTGATCGATAATCCCAACTGCGTTGTAATTATTGAGGACGCGGAGAATGTGATTATGGACCGGAAGTTCTCAGGCAATTCGTCGGTATCCAACCTGCTGAACCTGTCTGACGGACTATTGGCAGATTGCCTGAATATTCAGTTGGTATGCTCTTTTAACAGCGATTTGTCTGCAATAGACAGTGCCTTGTTGCGCAAAGGCCGCCTGATTGCCAAGTATGAATTTAAGCGGCTGTCGGTAGCAAAAGCACAGCTGTTATCGCGGCACCTGGGATACGATAATACGATCGATAAACCCATGACCATCGCAGAAATTGCGAATCAGCACGAACCATCTTTTGACCAGCATCAACAGCATGTGATTGGTTTCAGACGGAAAGTGCTGGAAAGAACGATATAA